The following are encoded in a window of Gossypium raimondii isolate GPD5lz chromosome 13, ASM2569854v1, whole genome shotgun sequence genomic DNA:
- the LOC105783851 gene encoding uncharacterized protein LOC105783851, with protein MAELTQAEVYSPRSLQVWRALLNWLAFFYQIFAQIIRAVGQYPLLSSSSSSSITSTSTHRFKPLPVADSTRTESRATVEIAAVLDSPDEDRIEKLTVVLDLDETLVCAYETSSLPPSLRNQAMDAGLKWFELECVSSDKECEGKPKINYVTVFERPGLQDFLNQLSEFAELVLFTAGLEGYARPLVDRIDAENRFSLRLYRPSTVSTEYREHVKDLTCISKDLCRTVIVDNNPFSFLLQPVNGIPCIPFSAGQPHDTQLLGVLLPLLKHLSQEKDVRPVLYDRFRMPEWFQKQGIPSSSWSL; from the exons ATGGCCGAGTTGACTCAGGCCGAGGTGTACTCACCTCGGTCGTTACAAGTATGGAGAGCGCTTTTGAACTGGTTGGCTTTTTTCTATCAGATCTTTGCTCAAATCATCAGAGCCGTCGGTCAATATCCtttgctttcttcttcttcgtcgTCGTCGATCACTTCGACTTCAACGCACCGTTTTAAGCCCTTGCCTGTTGCTGACTCTACTCGAACCGAGTCTCGCGCTACGGTCGAGATCGCTGCCGTTTTGGACTCACCTGATGAAGACCGCATCGAAAAACTCACG GTAGTTCTTGACTTGGATGAAACTCTAGTATGTGCATACGAGACATCTAGTCTGCCTCCTTCCCTTCGTAATCAAGCAATGGATGCTGGATTAAAGTGGTTTGAGCTGGAATGTGTATCTTCGGACAAG GAATGTGAAGGAAAGCCTAAGATCAATTATGTTACGGTGTTTGAGCGCCCAGGGTTGCAAGATTTCCTAAATCAACTAAGTGAATTTGCTGAGCTTGTACTATTTACTGCTGGCCTTGAAG GCTATGCTAGACCACTTGTTGACAGAATTGATGCTGAAAACCGGTTTAGTCTTCGACTCTATAGGCCTTCTACAGTTAGCAC GGAGTACCGGGAGCATGTGAAAGACCTCACCTGCATATCTAAGGATTTATGCCGAACTGTTATTGTCGACAACAATCCTTTCAGTTTCCTGTTGCAACCGGTAAATGGGATTCCATGCATTCCGTTTTCTGCTGGGCAGCCACATGATACACAG CTTCTCGGTGTCCTCCTTCCACTTCTCAAGCACCTTTCTCAGGAAAAAGATGTGAGGCCAGTTCTTTATGATAGGTTCCGCATGCCTGAATGGTTTCAGAAACAGGGTATCCCCTCTTCTTCTTGGTCACTGTAG
- the LOC105784211 gene encoding LOW QUALITY PROTEIN: putative serine/threonine-protein kinase-like protein CCR3 (The sequence of the model RefSeq protein was modified relative to this genomic sequence to represent the inferred CDS: inserted 1 base in 1 codon): protein MTKPFSPFHFAVSFFTVISFPPLTHALGSGSTFAVAYATATVCAIVAAEPSQRIVCYRAGNASSFAVSVLPNISYSTVAGGRTIICAVRSSGSSLLCWETNDPTFPVKRLYYNDTVLLKSLAIGDGKICATSTNATSSVSCWRPIGNNGNNNDELPNGNYTMGKITSGFGFSCGIVLSENNRVSCWGSNSIGKTIEEQFGNISISNIEAGFSHVCGVNSVGDLLCKGDNSNGQLNVPLNKGLTFVSGLALGDGFSCAIRRSNGTVVCWGSMNESAIEGIEMESVVAGLNFTCGLTTRDFSIVCWGPGWPLSNGSASNSSLMELPFGAEILPGPCLQSSCNECGLYPQSSRLCFGNGNICKPSPCFNFTIPSSPLPASPPLPVGTSRSSPLRRGLLAFVIVGSVGGFMGICSIIYCLWTGVCCGRKKVHNSVQPRITRVGSNGGPGSNNSSLSRSFTIRRHSSRAMKRQRSGTSSKHADRAEEFTLSELAAATNDFSPENKIGAGSFGIVYKGKLWDGREVAIKRGEXRSKTKKFQEKETAFESELAFLSRLHHKHLVRLVGYCDEKDERLLVYEYMKNGAVHDHLHDKNNVVKTSSLINSWKMRIKIALDAARGIEYLHNYAVPPIIHRDIKSSNILLDMNWTARVSDFGLSLMDPESDHNYKPMKAVGTVGYIDPEYYGLNVLTTKSDVYGLGVVMLELLTGKRAIFKNDDNGGTPISLVDYAVPAIMAGELVKVLDQRVGPPELNETEAVELMAYTAMHCVNSEGKERPIIGDIVSNLERAFNVCDGSHGSISSGAFSFVSD, encoded by the exons ATGACGAAACCATTCTCCCCTTTCCATTTCGCCGTTAGTTTCTTCACCGTTATCTCCTTCCCGCCGTTAACCCATGCTTTGGGTTCGGGTTCAACGTTCGCCGTCGCCTACGCCACCGCCACCGTATGCGCCATCGTAGCAGCCGAACCATCTCAGCGCATTGTCTGTTACCGCGCCGGCAACGCTTCCTCGTTCGCGGTTTCCGTCCTCCCTAACATCTCTTACTCCACCGTCGCCGGTGGCCGAACGATCATTTGCGCCGTCCGTTCCAGTGGTAGCAGCCTCCTGTGCTGGGAAACAAACGACCCAACATTTCCAGTTAAACGCTTGTACTACAACGATACCGTTTTGCTAAAATCCCTCGCAATCGGCGACGGAAAGATTTGCGCAACGTCGACGAATGCGACGTCATCTGTATCTTGCTGGAGACCCATCGGAAATAATGGAAATAACAACGATGAGTTACCCAATGGTAATTACACCATGGGTAAAATCACATCCGGGTTTGGGTTTTCATGTGGGATCGTTTTGAGTGAAAACAACAGGGTTTCTTGTTGGGGAAGTAACTCAATAGGCAAAACCATTGAAGAACAATTTGGgaacatttcaatttcaaatatcGAAGCTGGGTTTTCCCATGTTTGTGGAGTGAACTCAGTCGGTGATTTGCTTTGTAAAGGAGATAACTCAAATGGTCAATTAAATGTTCCTTTAAACAAAGGTTTAACCTTTGTTTCTGGGTTAGCTCTTGGTGATGGTTTTAGTTGTGCAATAAGGAGATCAAATGGTACGGTTGTGTGTTGGGGTTCCATGAATGAATCCGCCATTGAAGGTATCGAGATGGAATCCGTTGTTGCAGGTTTAAATTTCACTTGTGGATTAACCACTAGGGATTTCTCCATTGTTTGTTGGGGTCCTGGATGGCCTTTAAGCAATGGGTCAGCTTCAAATTCTTCTCTAATGGAGTTGCCTTTTGGAGCTGAGATTTTACCAGGGCCTTGTCTTCAATCTTCTTGTAATGAGTGTGGATTATATCCTCAATCAAGCAGGCTTTGTTTTGGCAATGGTAACATTTGTAAACCTTCACCCTGTTTCAATTTCACCATTCCATCATCGCCATTACCGGCGTCACCTCCACTTCCAGTGGGTACGTCGCGGTCCTCTCCGTTGAGGAGAGGGTTATTGGCTTTTGTCATAGTTGGATCAGTAGGAGGTTTTATGGGGATTTGTAGTATTATTTACTGTTTATGGACTGGTGTTTGTTGTGGTAGAAAGAAAGTACATAACTCAGTTCAACCAAGAATCACAAGAGTTGGTTCTAATGGTGGTCCAGGATCAAACAACAGTTCTTTATCAAGGTCATTTACTATTAGACGCCATAGCTCAAGAGCAATGAAACGTCAAAGAAGTGGAACATCATCCAAACATGCTGATAGAGCTGAAGAATTCACCTTATCTGAACTTGCTGCTGCCACAAATGATTTCTCACCCGAAAACAAGATCGGTGCCGGGAGTTTCGGTATCGTTTACAAAGGTAAGTTATGGGATGGTCGCGAGGTAGCCATTAAACGAGGCG ACAGGTCAAAAACCAAGAAATTCCAAGAGAAAgagactgcatttgaatcagaattGGCATTTTTATCGAGGCTTCATCATAAACATTTGGTTAGGCTTGTTGGGTATTgtgatgaaaaagatgaaaggcTTTTGGTTTATGAATACATGAAGAATGGTGCTGTTCATGATCATTTACATGATAAGAACAATGTTGTGAAAACTAGTAGTTTGATCAATTCTTGGAAAATGAGGATCAAAATCGCTTTGGATGCAGCTCGAGGGATCGAATATCTTCACAACTATGCAGTTCCACCTATAATCCATAGAGATATAAAGTCATCCAACATCTTACTTGATATGAATTGGACAGCAAGGGTTTCAGATTTCGGACTTTCACTCATGGATCCGGAATCCGACCACAATTACAAGCCGATGAAGGCCGTCGGAACAGTCGGTTACATAGACCCCGAGTACTACGGCTTAAATGTATTAACAACAAAGAGTGATGTTTATGGACTTGGAGTTGTAATGCTAGAACTACTTACAGGAAAGAGAGCTATATTCAAGAATGATGACAATGGTGGCACCCCAATAAGCTTAGTGGATTATGCAGTGCCTGCAATTATGGCAGGTGAATTGGTTAAGGTTTTGGACCAAAGGGTTGGACCACCAGAGCTTAATGAAACTGAAGCAGTAGAACTAATGGCATATACTGCAATGCATTGTGTGAATTCTGAAGGTAAAGAAAGACCTATAATTGGTGACATTGTTTCTAATTTGGAAAGGGCATTCAATGTTTGTGATGGTAGCCATGGCAGTATCTCTAGTGGtgcattttcatttgtttcagattga